The genomic DNA TGCAATGATAATTTTCATAAGGCCACTACTTTCGAAGAGTTGCTTTCATGATGATGAAGAGATTAAATCAAAAATTAATCTATAGAAATATGATAGCACATCAAACAAACATACGTTCCTTAAATTGTAAATTGCGGTATAATAGAACTAATAATCTGATTATCGAAGGAGTCTATTAATATGGATATTTCACTACTAAAACAAGTGGTTCAATCGACCAATAAGATTGCGCTTAGTACGGCGGTCAATAATGAAGCCGATGTTAAAATTGTCAACTTTGTCTGGTACGAAGATCAACCAGATACGTTATATTTCTCATCAGTCAAGACGAGTCCCGCTTTGAAAGTCTATGAACAGAATCCTGATATTGCGTTTATTACGATTCCTAACGATGGAACGGCCGGTAATCCATATTTGCGGGCACAACACGTTAAGTTACAGCGGTCAACGAAGACAATGACGGACTTGCTACCCCAATATTTAAAAACGGTTCCGAATTATCAACAGGTTTGGGATGCTATCGGGTCAACGTTAGTCGTTTTTGAGTTAAAACTGACTGATCTTTTTGTTGACGCGGGTGTTGGTGGCGAGAAGCAAACATTGACTTTTAATTAAAACTAGATTTCTATATTAAAAAGCGTTTCAAGACCGGCTTGGGTTAAGCTATGGTCTTGAAACGCTTTTTGGGTTGACAAAGTTAAAACTAGTTACGATGGCATTACTTCACGTAAGCGGTTCGATAATTGGCGGCACCGCTGAAATCATTGTAGCTGACGCCCCGTAAATGTGACTTAACGAGCAGGTGTGAACGGCCCTCATAGAGAGGGGTAACGGCCTGATCGGTTAGCGCTGTTTTAGCGGCTTGGACTAAGTCCTGATAGCGCTTGGTCGCGTTCAAAGCATCTGGACCATCGGCGGCTTGCATCGCCTGATCATAAGCCTTGCTTTGGTAGTGGCCCATGTTGGAGTTGCTGTCAGCAGTCAAAATCGATAATGATTGTGATGGGTCGGCAAAATCCATACTCCAGCTAGTTAGGTTAAGCTGGAAGGCCCCCTTAGAAACTTTTCCCAGCATTGCAGTAAATGGCATCGCCTTGATTGTTACCTTCAGTCCGGGGAGATGACTGGTCAATTGTCCCTGGATGAATTCAGCGACCTGATGTGAGTTGTCATCATCACCGCAAGTAATCGTCAGGGTTAACTGCTTTTGGCCTAGTTGTTGTTGCGCTTTACGATAGGCCGTCCTTGCCTGCTTTAGATTATAACTGACAGTACCGGCAACGGTCGCGTCATTGACAAAGTCGGCACCAGTTTTGGGATTCTTAGCCATATTGTGCACGCCAAAACTTTTGGCTGGAAGCGAACCATTTTCGAGAACTTTGTTGGTCAGTTGCGACCGGTTGATGGCTAAGGATAAAGCGGTGCGGAGTTCACGGTTGGCAGCCACGTGGTCATGGTGATTGTACTGAATAAAGCTGATTTGACCACCCGCAAGTGTTTTGAGTTCTTGATTGTTTTTATTTTGGACACTCTGTTCACCGTTAAGTGTCACACTATCTAAATGATTAGACTGATATAAGTTATAGGCAGTCGTATTGGACTTGATAACCTGATAATTAATTTGGTGCAGCTTTACCAGCTGGTGGTCGTAATAAGTTGGATTCTTTTTTAGCGTCCAAGTGTTATTAGTCCCGGTCCAGCCAGTAAGCGTAAACGGCCCGTTATATACGGTTGTCGCGGCGGAAGTCCCATACTTCTTCCCATATTTGTTAACCGCATTTTGATTGACTGGATAAAAGGTCGAAACGGCTAAAATCTTTTTAAAGTAGGCGACGGGTTTACTTAACGTAATCGTTAATTGATAGTCACCATTAGCTTTGACACCGAGGGTTGATGGCTTTTTCTTGCCAGCTGCAATAGCGTCGGCATTTTTGATGTTCGTGAAGACATAGGTGAATTCAGATTTACTTTTAGGATCAAGGGTTCGTCTCCATGAATAGACAAAGTCGTGAGCGGTCACCTTGTTACCGTTACTCCAGCGCGCATCGTGGCGTAATTGAATGGTGTAGGTATGCCCATTATTGGTGACAGTCGTCTTAGTAGCCAAGGCGTTGACCGGTTGGCTCTGACTATTCAGCCGATAGAGCCCTTCGTCAACTTGGGTGACTTGGCTATTAGAAACGCTGTCCGTCATTTTAGCAGGATCTAAGCTCATAATTTCTGAGCTAGCTGATAGATTGATAACTTGTGATTGTTTAGTCGTAGCTGAGTGCGAGTGGGCGTTGACGGTAAACCCGATGCCGCCAATAATGGCCACGCTGCTGATTGTTAAAATTAATTTGTGTGTTCCGGATAAACTCATGATTAGATCCTCCAAAAGAATAATTGTATTTGGTTAGTTTGATCCATGAGTTTTGCCATCGTTTTGTGACCATTGATTTCACCCCGTTTTTATCGTCAAAAAAACCGTCCTTATTCAGCCAATGCTGCGTTAAGGACGGTTTGATAACCGCGGTGCCACCTTAATTGAGTGTTCGCCAATTTAGCGATTAAATCACGCGTACACTCCTACTCCATAGGAAACTAACATTTCCCTGACAACTGACGTATGTCGCACGTCTTTCCGTACTCTTAACTGGCGTTAATTTCGGCAAAGCCCTCGGTGGTCCATTTAATTACCTGCGTTCGGCCATACTCTCAGCAACGATGACTCTCTGTGCGGGCACGATAATCTTGATCTCCACCTCATTGGTTTATAAGGACGATATTTTGTTGAAATGAGTATACCGCTTTAGAAAATCAGTTGTCAAGAGCCGGAAAAATATTGTTAAGCTAAATTCAGCTAGATAGAAAAATAGGCATTAGTCAGGACGATCGGCTTGATAGAGTTGCCAAGATGATATTGAGTAGCAAGTTTAAATTTTCTTCGTACGCATTAATTGCTTTCATTGTGTGGTAATAAAAATTATAATGACATCAAAGATGAAAACGGATTCAAAAATGTTTAATAAAGTTTAGGAGGGCTAATCATGAGTTTTAGAGTGGTTGCTGGTTATTTCGGTGAGTTTAGTGATGAGGCCAAACAGGCTAATCAAGACTTAGGCGTGATTGGGATGTCGTTTCAGTATCAATGTAATCTCGTTTATTCAGAAGGGGCGGGACCGAACTTTGGTTTTCGGACGGACACCCAGGCGATTGATGTGTTCGATGCGCTAAAAGTTGGCTACGATGGCTTTAAAGTGCAGGCCGGCCTAGTTAAAGCGATGGGATTAGTTGATTATCAATTGGTTGGTGGCCGTTACGAATTAGTTGGTCATGACTTTCGGGAATTGTCGTTGGCCGAAATCAATACGAACTTGGAGGCAATGCCCGGACTTTTGGCTCAGGGACCAATGCCGGTTCGTTATGTAACTTATCGTCGGACGGATGACCCCATCGATGTTGTTGGTTTTAGTGGTAACTGGGCGCTGGGGGACAGCGTTGGTTTTCGACAGTTAAGTGAGACATTAGCAGAACCACTGCAAGCACCATTGGCAGAACTGATTACAGCAATTGATCAGCTTGGCTTAACATTACAACAAATTGATCTGCCTACACCGCTAAATTCAACGTCACTTCCGCCGCATTTGAGTGCTGATGCTCATCAGGCAAACGTTGACGTGTGGGTGGCACTAACACAGCCACAGGGGGACGAGCAGCAGGCTTTGCAGGCTATTCGTGTCGCTCAGGAATGCAATCAAAAGTTGCGTGAAGCACTGACCCGTGTTTATTTGAAGTAGGATGTTTCACGTGAAACAATTGGTGATGTGCAATCCGTTATTTTCTTTAGTGTGTTGTATGATATGATACGCACGAACCGTAGCACATCTTCACGGGAGAAAATATGTTATTAGAGACTTATCAGCATCGCTCATTTATTAAACAATCTGGCAATATTTTAACGACGTCGCGATCGCGCGAAACACCTTTTGAGATTGGCTGGAACACTGAAATTCGAGCATATGAATGGTTGCGTCAGCAGTATCAGCAACACCGGGTGAGATTAAACAGGCAACATGCGTTGATTTGGGCGTGGCCGCAATCAACGATTAGTTATCCAATTGTTCCGCATACCGATCGCCGGGTAGCCATTGTGCATCTCTGGCTCGACGTCCCTGATGAATTGGTATTATTAATGAACTTTGAGGCCTGGACGATACCGCTCATAGGTGCGCGATTTATGGAAGATGATAATATTCCCATCGAACGTGATTGGGAAAAACTTTTCGATGAAGCGTGGCTGATTCAGCATGAATATGCAGCCAGCGATGATTGGCTGGATCATCAAGCGGTTTTTCCTTACGTGGATCGTGCTTGGATCAAGCGCATTAAGTATCTTCGCGGTTACCGCTAAGTTTAAGTCATAGGGAGGCGTGGTCTTGCGATGCTATCAACACCACATTTATTACAAGCAATTCAACAAACGACCACCGCAATTTTAAAAACAAACCTAGTTGGTATTTACCTGCACGGGTCCTACGCCTTAGGCTCATATAACGAGCAAGTCAGTGATTTAGACTATCTGATCGTTGTTCGGCGACCGTTAACGTTAGCTGAAAAACAGCAGTTAATGACAGCTACCATAACGCAATTGTGGCCATTAGCGCCACACAAAGGTTTGGAGTTTCACGTGCTGTTACTTAGCGTGACTCAGCATTTTGTGCATCCTTGCCCGTTTGATTTCCACTTCTCAAAATATCATTATGAACGTTATCAACAGGCACCACAGGCCTACCTAAAGGCAATGCACGGTACTGACCCTGATCTTGCCGCTCATTTAACGGTTGTGCGAGCAGCTGGACAAGTCTTGCTTGGGCCAGCCATTACTACTGTCTTTGGTCCAGTTCCTGCGGCGGACTACTGGGACAGTATCAAATCTGATATTGCGAATGCAGAAACGGCGATCGTTCAGTTACCGATGTATACGGTATTGAACCTGTGTCGAGTTCGGGCTTACCAACAAGACCAGTTAATTGTTTCTAAGCAGGCCGGGGGTGAATGGGGGTTACAACAGCTGCCAACACAGTGGCATCCATTGATCAGGCAGGCGTTAGCAGCCTATGCTGGTCAACAGGACGAACAGGTTATACGATGGTCACGACCAAACTTAGTGGCGTTTGCACGAATCATGTTGGCCGAGTTGGGTTTAAAATCAGAATAGTTTGTAAGTTTAACAAAAATGCTTACTAGTGATTAATCACCAGTAAGCATTTTTGTGTTCACCAACTTAAAGTCGGCTGTTATAAATCAAGAAACTAATGTAGCAAGTATCGCCATCTGGTAAATCATAGCCGGTATTTGTATTGCTACCGTCGTTTTCGTGTAAAACCACGAATTCACCTGAACCGTAATCTTGATCGTTTAAATATTTCACTAAACGTTCATCACATTCAGCTAAAGTCTTGCCGGTAACAACGCGCCGGTTCCAACCACGATGGATTTCAGTATTTGGATTAAGCATTTTCTCAACTCCTCTTAGCTATAAAGTCATCAATTGCGCTTGCCGAGCGGGCTGCCGATCAAGATCGGTACGCGTTAGGTCAGCGTCGATTTGGTGGGTACTGTTAAAAATAATGAAACGTTCACCAACGGCTTGGACTTGCTGGTAGTTATGGCTTGCCATGATGATAGTTTTGCCGGCAGCTTGTAGCCGTTGCAGTAGGGTTAGCATTTGCTGCTGAGCGGCAATCGTCAGGCCGTTCAGCGGCTCATCTAACAATAAAATTTCGGGGTTCAAAGCGAGGACGCTAGCTAGTGCCACGCGCTTTTTTTCACCACCCGAAAGTTGGTAGGGAACCCGGTCTGCCAAGTTAGCACAGTCTGTTAATTGTAAACAATCAGTGACGCGTTGTGCAACCATGGCTGCTGACAAACCTAATTGTCGGGGGCCAAAAGCAACTTCTTCAGTAACCGACGTGTTAAATAATTGAACGTCAGTATTTTGAAAGACCATGCCAATCTGCTGGTGGAGTTGTTGCCGTTGCTGGGCATCAGCTAAATAAGTAGCGGTAATGGCCTGGTCATGGAGCTGATAAGTGCCACTAGTTGGACTAGCTAAGCCACTCAAAAGGCGTAAGAGTGTTGACTTTCCAGATCCATTAGGTCCCATTAAGCAGACGAAATCACCTGCATGGACCGTTAAGTTGAGATTTTTCAAGCCACACGTATCAGGATAATCATAGCAAATATTTACCAATTTAATCAATACCACGTTAATGCCCCCAAAAAATAAATAGTACCCAAACGATAATTGCTGGACTTAGCGCTAAATAATCGCGCCAATGAGTATGGCTAACAGCCGGATGCGCGTAGTGACCATTGAAACCGCGTGCTTCCATGGCGGCGTACAGTTCTAGGGCGTAAGTGTAGCTTTTGAGATATAAGTTGCCAAATAATGCCCCAATCAAACGGTATGGGTGAGCAGCTGGTGCAACTGTCCGCAATTCTAGTGCTTCCATCGTCAGCAATAGATGTTGGCCGAGCATTCGTAAGTACGTGATCGCAATGGCCAAAGTCATAATTAATAAATCAGGGCAATGGAGTGCCTTCAAGCCAGTCAATAAGTCTTGAAATGGTGTGGTTAGGCGGTAATACTGAGCGTTTGCCAGCATTAGACTAGTTTTAAGACCAAAGAATAATAGCGTGGTGGGACCGGCCAGCCAGTAACTCGGTAGCACGAATAGCAGGGCTGCACCGACACTGATCAACCAACTACCCATAAAATGGCGTAGCTGATGCGGTGGTAACCATAGTAACTGGCACCCAACTAAGAGTGCTAGGCCCCACAACAGAAGGGGATTATTAATCAGTGCAATTAAAATAACCAGTAGCAGTAATCGAATTAATTTGAATTGCGGTGCCACGTGCCAGCGGGAAGCCACTGCTACTGGCGCGGGTTGGGCGAGGCGGTGGAGTAATTGCCGCAAATGTTGTTGATTGCGGTGCCAGAACTTCGCTTTGGTTGGCGGAGTTGGGGTTGTCGTCGTTGTTTGCAACCAAGCTGGAATATCAGTGTTGGGACGTATCGGTTTCATGTTGAAGGCCTCGAATCAAAAGTAGAAAAATCAAAACAGCGGTAATAGCCGATAAAATATAGCCGACACTGACTGGTAAGCCCGCAATGGCGTAATCACTGAACAGCGCCTGAAAATGGAACCCGTGGACCATTCCTTGAGGCGCGTGAGTACTCATATGCTGTTGTGCCAGTCGTTGTTGCAATTCTTGGGGACTCCATTCGCCCCAGGCCGTATTGCTAGCCAACAAGCCTAATGGTGATAGCACGGCTAATCCTAGCAACAGGGCGATCCATGGGCGTTGGTTGCGGCGAGTGGGCGTCTGATAGAGGTTAGTTGGTGCGACCCGTTTTACAAATTGAAAGACGAGTAGCGTGAAAACAACTTCAACCCAACCGGCCACTAATAAGTGGGCAGTCAGCATTGCAGGCACGGTAATATTGAGGCCGTACGGGCAGTATAAAGGTGCGCCACTTGCCGTATGAGCAAGTAGCGGTTGCAATCCTAGTTCAATACCAGCCACCAACGCAGCCATATTGATACCTAAATAAGCGCCAATTGCGAGCCCTAGTTTTTCGTGATGCCATTTTTGACCTAAGCGATAGCAGGCGTAGCCGACAAACGGCATGATGACCGCCATATTCAACGCATTGGCACCGAATGCTAAAATCCCGCCGTCACCGAATAATAGGGCTTGTAGTAGTAATGTCACGGTCAGCGCAAGACACGCCGCCCATGGGCCAATTAAGACAGCTAGCAGGGTTCCCCCGACCGCATGAGCCGTGGTCCCACCTGGAATCGGCAAGTTGAACATCATAATTAAAAAAGCCAATGAAGCGGCGATGCCGAGCATTGGCAGGGTTTCATGATGTTTTTTGATTTGAACTTTAACTTTTAAAACGGCGACGGTCCAGACGGGAGCCATCGCGGTGACCAACGTTCCGCAAGTTGCGGGACTTAAATAATTATCCGGAATATGCACGGATGAGCACCTCACTAATTTGCAATTTGATCTAAGAGGTAACTAACATCTTGAATAATAAATTTGTGATTTTTGACCGTAATGACGCCGTCTGTTCGTAATTCCTTGAGCATCCGGTTGACACTGCTCCGGGAGCTAATACCACAGAAACCGGCAATGTCGTCATTGGTGACCACAAAGTCAATCAGAATCCCTTCGTTAACTTTTCGTCCGAACAAATCAACAAGACTATAGATAAAGGCACAAATGGCTCCTTTTTTACCGTTCATGACCATCCGTTGCAGTCGAAGAATGTTTTCGGACAACTTTTTACGGTAATAATTTTTAACGTAGTTTTGCAGTTCGGGCGTGCTGTTGACGTACTTCCAAAAAGCGACCCGGTTGACTTGATAGAAAGTGGCGTATTCGGACTCAATACGGACGTTAAACGGTTGGTCCGTAGAACGAGAAACTTCATCACGCAGCAGGGAGATCACGTCGGGCTTGGCAATATAAGATAAATTATATTCGCGACCGTCTTGTAAAATAATGCTGTTTTTGATGATGCCGTCCTTTAAGACGTACGTATAGTGTTCGGCTAAACCATGATAAGTCAGGTAAGTATGCCGCTTTTTCTTGATTGTCGGCACGTGATGGGCTTCCAAATAACTTAGTAAATATTCAATATCGGTTAATACCATCTTAGTTTTTCAGTTCTTTCGTGAATAATTTTTAAGGTTGAGGTCAGTAAAAATAGCGATTCTCAACAGTAATCACGACGGTAACGCTACTTAAGCATAGCGGTTTTCATGATTGTGACAATCGCATTTAAAGTATACATTTGTTAACTATTTTTGAAAACTTAAAATGTAACGGACAAGTTATCCGTCTTCTAGTATAACAAAACGTGCATGTAAAAATTAGTTTTTAGAGAAAGAGGATGGCTAAAAGTCATGGTTGCAATTGATTTACCATATGACAAGCGCACAATTACGGCTCAGATTGATGATGAAAATTACGCCGGTAAGTTAGTGTCGCAAGCTGCAACATATCATAACAAATTATCAGAACAGGAAACGGTCGAGAAGTCGCTGGATAATCCAATCGGCTCCGATAAGCTGGAGGAACTTGCTCGTGGGAAGCACAATATTGTGATTATTAGTTCCGATCACACGCGCCCAGTTCCTTCACATATTATCACCCCGATCCTATTGCGGCGGTTACGGTCAGTGGCGCCCGATGCACGGATTCGGATCCTCGTAGCTACTGGTTTTCATCGGCCATCAACCCACGAAGAATTAGTGAATAAGTATGGTGAAGACATCGTCAATAACGAAGAAATCGTGATGCATGTCTCAACCGATGACAGTAGTATGGTCAAGATTGGCCAATTACCATCTGGCGGCGATTGCATTATTAACAAAGTCGCTGCTGAAGCCGATTTGTTAATCTCCGAAGGCTTTATCGAATCACATTTCTTTGCTGGCTTTTCAGGTGGTCGGAAGTCCGTTTTACCTGGGATTGCTTCATACAAGACGATTATGGCGAACCATTCCGGCGAATTTATTAACTCACCGAAAGCCCGGACCGGTAATTTAATGCATAATCCGATTCATAAGGATATGGTGTACGCTGCTCGGACCGCTAAACTCGCCTTTATTATCAATGTTGTTTTAGATGAAGACAAAAAAATCATTGGGTCATTTGCCGGTGACATGGAAGCTGCTCATAAAGTGGGCTGTGACTTTGTCAAAGAACTTTCTAGTGTGCCAGCCATTGATTGTGACATTGCGATTTCGACGAATGGTGGTTATCCGCTTGATCAAAATATTTATCAGGCCGTTAAAGGAATGACCGCTGCTGAAGCAACGAACAAAGAAGGCGGCACGATTATTATGGTCGCGGGTGCTCGTGATGGTCACGGTGGCGAAGGGTTTTATCACAACTTAGCTGATGTTGATGATCCTAAGGAATTTTTGGACCAAGCAATCAATACGCCACGGCTTAAAACCATTCCTGACCAATGGACGGCCCAAATCTTTGCTCGAATCTTAGTTCATCATCACGTGATTTTTGTGTCAGACCTCGTTGATCCTGATTTGATTACGAATATGCACATGGAACTGGCCAAGACGTTAGATGAAGCCATGGAAAAGGCCTATGCGCGCGAGGGTCAAGCCGCTAAAGTGACGGTTATTCCTGATGGTTTAGGCGTTATTGTGAAGTAGTATGGCAACCACAGCAGAAATATTGCAACAAGTGGCGGCAGGGCAATTAAGTCCGACGGCGGCTGCCCAACAGTTAGAAGCGGGCAAAACCGCGGCATTAGGTTTTGCCAATGTCGATTTAGATCGTCAACGCCGCAATGGCTTTCCTGAGGTCATCTACGGTGCTGGTAAGACGGCAACCCAAATTGTGGGTATCGTGCAAGCTTTGTCCCAACAGACGTTGCCGATTTTAACGACCCGGTTATCCGCGGAAAAATTCGCGGCACTCCAACCAGCGTTACCAACGGCTGTCTATCATGCCACTGCGCAGTGTATGACGGTCGGAGAACAACCCGCACCGAAAACACCAGGGTACATTGCCGTGGTGACGGCGGGGACCTCCGATCAACCGGTTGCTGAAGAAGCAGCGGTAACCGCGGAAACTTTTGGCAATCGTGTTGAACGGGTCTATGACGTGGGTGTTGCGGGAATCCACCGACTGTTTGCCAAGTTGGATGTGATTCGTGGTGCCCGGGTGGTCATTGTGATTGCGGGCATGGAAGGTGCACTGGCCAGTGTCGTTGGTGGACTAGTTGATAAGCCCGTGATTGCAGTGCCGACCAGCGTTGGTTATGGCACTAGTTTTCAAGGTATGACCGCGCTATTGACCATGCTCAATAGCTGTGCGTCGGGGATTACCGTTGTCAACATTGATAATGGCTTTGGTGCTGCCTACTCAGCTAGTATGATCAATCAAATGTAAGATTCAGTTAACTGAACAAGGAGAAGATAAATGCAAACACTTTATTTAGACGCTTTTTCGGGGATTAGCGGTGATATGTTTCTAGGTGCATTACTCGACTTAGGACTTGATTTTGAGCAATTAAAAACCGAATTGGCTAAGTTGCACGTGCACGGTTATGAATTAACGCAGCAACGAGAAGCTCAGAGTAGCATCTATGGCACGAGCTTTGATGTTCAGGTTGCAGGTGGTAAGGACCATGGCTTTGTGGAACGTCACCATCATCAGCATGAAGCTGGGCATCATCATGATCATGAAGCGCGTCATTTAGCTGATATTGAGGCGTTAATTGACGGCAGTGACTTATCAGATACCGTGAAACACCACGCGAAAGCGATCTTTATGGAAATTGCGCAAGCGGAAGCAACGGTTCATCACATGCCACTAGCTGAAGTTCATTTCCATGAAGTGGGTGCGTTGGATTCGATTGTTGATATTGTGGGTTGCTGTATTGGGTTGGAATTGATGCAGATTGATACCATCATGGCTTCACCGTTAAGTGATGGCAGTGGCTTTATTAACGTTGCCCATGGTCAGATGCCAGTTCCCGTACCAGCCGTGATGCAGATGCGAGTTGGTAGTGCCATTCCGATTCAACAACGGTTGGATGTGCATACTGAATTGATTACCCCCACTGGGATGGGCTTGGTCAAGACGCTCGTACGTGAATTCGGACCGCTACCGGAAAATGCCGTGCCAACTAAAGTTGGTTATGGGTTTGGTAAACGGGACACGGGTGGTTTCAATGCACTGCGAGCCGTATTATTCGAAAAAAAAAACTAAGTCAGCAAATCGTTAACCGGACGACCGATGCTGTTTTAATGATTGAGGCTAATCTGGATGATCAGACGGGTGAAGGACTGGGGTACGTGATGAACCAGTTATTAACGGCGGGCGCATACGATGTGTTCTTCACGCCCATTCAGATGAAGAAAGATCGGCCGGCGACAAAGTTAACGGTTTTGGGAAACGTTAACGATAAGGACTTACTGACTAAGTTGATTTTACAAGAAACGACGACGATTGGTGTGCGTTACCAGACATGGCAACGTACTATTATGCAACGGCACTTCCTGACGGTCGCAACGCCGTACGGTGACGTTCAAGTTAAAGTGGCGACATATCAAGATATTGAGAAGAAGATGCCGGAATATGCGGATTGTGCCCAGCTGGCACAGCAATTTCATATTCCGTTTAGAACGGTCTACCAGGCAGCCTTAGTGGCGGTAGACCAATTAGATGAGGAGGCGTAATTTTTTGGTACATCAGTTGATTGCTGAATTTATGGGCACGGCCCTAATGATTATTTTTGGGGTGGGTGTTCATTGTAGTTCCGTATTAAAGGGAACCAAGTATCGCGGTTCCGGTCATATTTTTGCCATTACGACTTGGGGTTTTGGGATTAGCGTTGCCTTATTCATTTTTGGCAATGTTTGCATTAACCCGGCCATGGTTTTGGCGCAGTGCCTATTAGGAAATATCGCATGGTCTTTATTTATTCCGTATTCCGTTGCGGAAGTGCTTGGTGGGGTCGTGGGCTCAGTGATTGTTTGGATCATGTATGCTGATCATTTTAAAGCCTCAACAGATGAGATTTCACCCATTACAATTCGGAACTTATTCTGTACGGCACCAGCCGTTCGTAACTTACCGCGGAATTTCTTTGTGGAATTATTTGATACATTTATTTTTATTTCGGGTATTTTAGCGATTTCTGAGATTAAAACGCCGGGGATCGTGCCGATTGGTGTTGGCCTACTTGTATGGGCCATTGGGATGGGACTTGGGGGTCCCACTGGATTCGCAATGAACTTAGCTCGAGATATGGGGCCCCGAATTGCGCACGCCATTTTACCAATTGCCAATAAGGCCGATAGTGATTGGCAATACGGTATCATTGTGCCAGGAATTGCGCCCTTTGTCGGGGCGGCAATTGCCGCTTGGTTTATGCATGGCTTTTTTGGAATTAACTAAATTAAATAGAAGAAGGGTTTTATTATGGCAACATTAGCAACAAAAAAAGCAACGTTAGTAGCAGCATTAAAGGATTTACAACGGGTCACCGTGGCCTTTTCTGGTGGGA from Lactiplantibacillus paraplantarum includes the following:
- the larB gene encoding nickel pincer cofactor biosynthesis protein LarB yields the protein MATTAEILQQVAAGQLSPTAAAQQLEAGKTAALGFANVDLDRQRRNGFPEVIYGAGKTATQIVGIVQALSQQTLPILTTRLSAEKFAALQPALPTAVYHATAQCMTVGEQPAPKTPGYIAVVTAGTSDQPVAEEAAVTAETFGNRVERVYDVGVAGIHRLFAKLDVIRGARVVIVIAGMEGALASVVGGLVDKPVIAVPTSVGYGTSFQGMTALLTMLNSCASGITVVNIDNGFGAAYSASMINQM
- the larD gene encoding D/L-lactic acid transporter LarD is translated as MVHQLIAEFMGTALMIIFGVGVHCSSVLKGTKYRGSGHIFAITTWGFGISVALFIFGNVCINPAMVLAQCLLGNIAWSLFIPYSVAEVLGGVVGSVIVWIMYADHFKASTDEISPITIRNLFCTAPAVRNLPRNFFVELFDTFIFISGILAISEIKTPGIVPIGVGLLVWAIGMGLGGPTGFAMNLARDMGPRIAHAILPIANKADSDWQYGIIVPGIAPFVGAAIAAWFMHGFFGIN
- a CDS encoding LarC family nickel insertion protein; this translates as MQTLYLDAFSGISGDMFLGALLDLGLDFEQLKTELAKLHVHGYELTQQREAQSSIYGTSFDVQVAGGKDHGFVERHHHQHEAGHHHDHEARHLADIEALIDGSDLSDTVKHHAKAIFMEIAQAEATVHHMPLAEVHFHEVGALDSIVDIVGCCIGLELMQIDTIMASPLSDGSGFINVAHGQMPVPVPAVMQMRVGSAIPIQQRLDVHTELITPTGMGLVKTLVREFGPLPENAVPTKVGYGFGKRDTGGFNALRAVLFEKKN
- the larC gene encoding nickel insertion protein, which gives rise to MIEANLDDQTGEGLGYVMNQLLTAGAYDVFFTPIQMKKDRPATKLTVLGNVNDKDLLTKLILQETTTIGVRYQTWQRTIMQRHFLTVATPYGDVQVKVATYQDIEKKMPEYADCAQLAQQFHIPFRTVYQAALVAVDQLDEEA